The following are encoded together in the Pseudomonas xantholysinigenes genome:
- the ilvD gene encoding dihydroxy-acid dehydratase: MPDYRSKTSTQGRNMAGARALWRATGMKDEDFKKPIIAIANSFTQFVPGHVHLKDLGQLVAREIERAGGVAKEFNTIAVDDGIAMGHDGMLYSLPSREIIADAVEYMVNAHCADAIVCISNCDKITPGMLMAALRLNIPVIFVSGGPMEAGKTKLASHGLDLVDAMVIAADSSASDEKVAEYERSACPTCGSCSGMFTANSMNCLTEALGLALPGNGSTLATHSDREQLFLTAGRTIVELCKRYYGENDESVLPRSIANFKAFENAMMLDIAMGGSTNTILHLLAAAQEAEVDFDLRDIDRLSRKVPQLCKVAPNIQKYHMEDVHRAGGIFSILGSLARGGLLHTDLPTVHSRSMEEAIAKWDITQTDDEAVHTFFKAGPAGIPTQTAFSQSTRWETLDDDRENGCIRSFEHAYSQEGGLAVLYGNIALDGCVVKTAGVDESIHVFEGTAKIFESQDSAVRGILADEVKAGDIVIIRYEGPKGGPGMQEMLYPTSYLKSKGLGKACALLTDGRFSGGTSGLSIGHASPEAAAGGAIGLVQDGDKVLIDIPNRSINLLVSDDELAARRVEQDKKGWKPAEVRPRKVTTALKAYALLATSADKGAVRNKAMLDGL; this comes from the coding sequence ATGCCTGATTATCGTTCCAAGACTTCCACCCAGGGCCGCAACATGGCCGGCGCCCGTGCCCTGTGGCGCGCCACCGGGATGAAGGACGAAGACTTCAAGAAGCCGATCATCGCCATCGCCAACTCGTTCACCCAGTTCGTCCCGGGGCATGTGCACCTGAAGGACCTGGGCCAACTGGTCGCCCGCGAGATCGAACGCGCCGGTGGCGTGGCGAAAGAGTTCAACACCATCGCCGTGGACGACGGCATCGCCATGGGCCACGACGGCATGCTCTATTCGCTGCCGAGCCGCGAAATCATAGCTGACGCCGTCGAGTACATGGTCAACGCCCACTGCGCCGACGCCATCGTCTGCATTTCCAACTGCGACAAGATCACCCCTGGCATGCTGATGGCCGCCCTGCGCCTGAACATCCCGGTGATCTTCGTTTCCGGCGGCCCGATGGAAGCCGGCAAGACCAAGCTGGCCAGCCATGGCCTGGACCTGGTCGACGCCATGGTCATCGCCGCCGACTCCAGCGCCAGCGACGAGAAAGTCGCCGAGTATGAGCGCAGCGCCTGTCCGACCTGCGGTTCGTGCTCCGGCATGTTCACCGCCAACTCGATGAACTGCCTGACCGAGGCCCTGGGCCTCGCCCTGCCGGGCAACGGTTCGACCCTGGCCACCCACTCGGACCGCGAGCAGCTGTTCCTCACTGCCGGACGCACCATCGTCGAGCTGTGCAAGCGCTACTACGGCGAAAACGACGAGTCGGTACTGCCGCGCAGCATCGCCAACTTCAAGGCGTTCGAGAACGCCATGATGCTCGACATCGCCATGGGCGGCTCGACCAACACCATCCTGCACCTGCTGGCCGCGGCCCAGGAAGCGGAAGTGGACTTCGACCTGCGCGACATCGATCGCCTGTCGCGCAAAGTGCCGCAGCTGTGCAAGGTGGCGCCGAACATCCAGAAGTACCACATGGAAGACGTACACCGCGCCGGCGGCATCTTCAGCATCCTCGGCTCGCTGGCCCGTGGTGGCCTGCTGCACACCGACCTGCCCACCGTGCACAGCCGCAGCATGGAGGAAGCCATCGCCAAGTGGGACATCACCCAGACCGATGACGAAGCCGTGCACACCTTCTTCAAGGCAGGCCCGGCCGGCATCCCGACGCAAACCGCCTTCAGCCAGTCTACCCGCTGGGAAACCCTCGACGACGACCGCGAGAACGGCTGCATCCGCAGCTTCGAGCACGCCTATTCGCAAGAAGGCGGCCTGGCCGTGCTGTACGGCAACATCGCCCTGGACGGCTGCGTGGTGAAAACCGCCGGCGTCGACGAGTCGATCCACGTGTTCGAAGGCACCGCGAAGATCTTCGAGAGCCAGGACAGCGCCGTGCGCGGCATCCTCGCCGACGAGGTGAAGGCCGGCGACATCGTGATCATCCGCTACGAAGGCCCGAAAGGCGGCCCGGGCATGCAAGAGATGCTCTACCCGACCTCGTACCTGAAGTCCAAGGGCCTGGGCAAGGCCTGCGCCTTGCTCACCGACGGCCGCTTCTCCGGCGGCACCTCGGGCCTGTCCATCGGCCATGCTTCGCCGGAAGCCGCCGCAGGCGGCGCCATCGGCCTGGTGCAGGACGGCGACAAGGTGCTGATCGACATCCCCAACCGCTCGATCAACCTGCTGGTCAGCGACGACGAGCTGGCCGCACGCCGGGTCGAGCAGGACAAGAAGGGCTGGAAACCGGCCGAAGTGCGCCCACGCAAGGTGACCACCGCGCTGAAGGCCTACGCCCTGCTGGCCACCAGCGCCGACAAGGGCGCGGTGCGCAACAAGGCGATGCTCGACGGGCTGTGA
- a CDS encoding haloacid dehalogenase-like hydrolase, translating to MSAPRILAGGLALLLSASSWAATELKHWPAEAAKQLDAMIAANANKGNYAVFDMDNTSYRFDLEEALLPFMENKGLLSRDKLDPSLKLMPFKDTAEHKESLFSYYYRLCEVDDMVCYPWVAQVFSGFTLKELKQQVDELMASGKPVPASYFEGDQVKRIEVQPPKVFTGQAELYNKLMENGIEVYVISAASEELVRMVAADPKYGYNVKPENVIGVSLLLKDRATGQLTTARKQISAGHYDPKANEGLELTPYLWTPATWMAGKQAAILTYIDEWKKPVLVGGDTPTSDGYMQFHGVDVSKGGIHLWINRKAKYMDQLNGMIAKTAAAQAKEGLPVTADKNWVIVTPEQIQ from the coding sequence ATGTCTGCCCCACGAATCCTCGCCGGCGGCCTGGCCCTGTTGCTGAGTGCCAGCAGCTGGGCGGCCACCGAGCTCAAGCATTGGCCCGCCGAAGCGGCGAAACAGCTGGACGCGATGATTGCCGCCAATGCCAACAAGGGCAACTACGCGGTGTTCGACATGGACAACACCAGCTATCGCTTCGACCTCGAGGAAGCACTGCTGCCGTTCATGGAGAACAAGGGCCTGCTGAGCCGCGACAAACTCGACCCTTCGCTCAAGCTGATGCCGTTCAAGGACACTGCCGAGCACAAGGAGAGCCTGTTCAGCTATTACTACCGGCTGTGCGAAGTCGACGATATGGTCTGCTACCCCTGGGTGGCCCAGGTGTTCTCCGGTTTCACCCTGAAGGAACTGAAGCAGCAGGTGGATGAGCTGATGGCCTCGGGCAAGCCGGTTCCGGCGAGCTATTTCGAGGGTGACCAGGTCAAGCGCATCGAAGTGCAGCCGCCCAAGGTCTTCACTGGCCAGGCCGAGTTGTACAACAAGCTGATGGAGAACGGCATCGAGGTCTATGTGATCTCGGCGGCGTCCGAAGAGTTGGTACGCATGGTCGCCGCCGATCCGAAGTACGGCTACAACGTCAAACCTGAGAATGTGATCGGCGTCAGCCTGTTGCTCAAGGACCGCGCCACTGGTCAGCTGACCACCGCACGCAAGCAGATCAGCGCTGGGCACTACGACCCCAAGGCCAACGAAGGCCTGGAACTGACCCCTTACCTGTGGACCCCGGCGACCTGGATGGCCGGCAAGCAGGCGGCCATCCTCACCTATATCGATGAGTGGAAGAAGCCGGTGTTGGTGGGGGGCGATACGCCAACCAGCGATGGCTACATGCAGTTCCATGGCGTCGATGTGAGCAAGGGCGGCATCCACCTGTGGATAAACCGCAAGGCCAAGTACATGGACCAGTTGAACGGGATGATCGCGAAGACCGCGGCGGCCCAGGCCAAGGAAGGGTTGCCGGTGACAGCGGATAAGAACTGGGTGATCGTCACGCCGGAGCAGATCCAGTAG
- a CDS encoding L-cystine transporter, translated as MNLPLSLNLLAFLALLLGLAQTRRTDWSLAKKVLLGLVLGVLFGLALHTLYGAGHPVLKATLAWLDLVGNGYVGLLQMIVMPLIFASILSAVARLHNASSLGRISVLSIGTLLLTTAIAALIGIALTNLFGLSAEGLVAGVQESARLQAIHSDYAGKVADLNIPQLLLSFIPSNPVGDLARAKPTSIISVVIFAVFLGLAALQLIKDDKDKGERALSAIDVLQAWVMRLVRLVMKLTPYGVLALMTKVVASSNLEDILKLGSFVVVSYIGLGLMFVVHGLILALTGVSPLRFFRKVWPVLTFAFTSRSSAASIPLNIEAQTQRLGVPQSIASFSASFGATIGQNGCAGLYPAMLAVMVAPAVGIDTFDPLWIATLVAIVTLSSAGVAGVGGGATFAALIVLPAMGLPVELVALLISVEPLIDMGRTALNVNGSMTAGVVTSQLLKQTDQQVLGGDEHAELSHS; from the coding sequence ATGAACCTGCCCCTGTCACTCAACCTGCTGGCGTTCCTGGCCCTGCTGCTGGGCCTGGCGCAAACCCGCCGCACCGACTGGAGCCTGGCCAAGAAGGTCCTGCTCGGCCTGGTGCTGGGCGTGCTCTTCGGCCTGGCCCTGCATACGCTCTATGGCGCCGGCCATCCGGTGCTCAAGGCCACCCTGGCCTGGCTCGACCTGGTCGGCAACGGCTACGTCGGCCTGCTGCAGATGATCGTCATGCCGCTGATCTTCGCCTCGATCCTCAGCGCCGTGGCCCGCTTGCACAATGCCTCGTCCCTGGGCCGGATCAGCGTGCTGAGCATCGGCACACTGCTGCTGACCACCGCCATCGCCGCATTGATCGGCATCGCCCTGACCAACCTGTTCGGCCTCAGCGCCGAGGGCCTGGTGGCCGGCGTCCAGGAAAGCGCGCGCCTGCAAGCCATCCACAGCGACTACGCGGGCAAGGTCGCCGACCTCAACATCCCACAGCTGCTGCTGTCGTTCATCCCCAGCAACCCCGTGGGCGACCTGGCCCGGGCCAAGCCGACCTCGATCATCAGCGTGGTGATCTTCGCCGTGTTCCTCGGCCTTGCCGCCTTGCAGTTGATCAAGGACGACAAGGACAAGGGTGAACGCGCGCTGTCGGCCATCGACGTGCTGCAGGCCTGGGTGATGCGCCTGGTGCGCCTGGTGATGAAGCTCACGCCCTACGGCGTGCTGGCGCTGATGACCAAGGTGGTGGCCAGCTCCAACCTGGAAGACATCCTCAAGCTGGGCAGCTTCGTGGTGGTCTCGTACATCGGCCTGGGCCTGATGTTCGTGGTCCATGGGCTGATCCTGGCGCTGACCGGCGTCAGCCCGCTGCGCTTCTTCCGCAAGGTATGGCCGGTGCTGACCTTCGCCTTCACCAGCCGCTCCAGCGCCGCCAGCATCCCGCTGAACATCGAGGCGCAGACCCAGCGCCTGGGCGTGCCGCAGTCGATCGCCAGCTTCAGCGCCTCGTTCGGCGCCACCATCGGCCAGAACGGCTGCGCCGGGCTGTACCCAGCCATGTTGGCGGTGATGGTCGCCCCAGCGGTGGGCATCGATACCTTCGACCCGCTGTGGATCGCCACCCTGGTGGCCATCGTCACCCTGAGCTCGGCCGGTGTCGCCGGCGTGGGTGGCGGCGCCACCTTCGCCGCGCTGATCGTGCTGCCGGCCATGGGCCTGCCGGTTGAACTGGTGGCACTGCTGATTTCGGTGGAGCCGTTGATCGACATGGGCCGCACGGCCTTGAACGTGAATGGCTCGATGACCGCGGGCGTGGTCACCAGCCAACTGCTCAAGCAGACCGACCAGCAGGTGCTGGGCGGGGATGAGCATGCCGAGTTGAGTCATTCCTGA
- a CDS encoding TonB-dependent siderophore receptor gives MMKTTATRAVLGLAIALGSTALAGPGHALAAAQAQVYRFDIPAQPLDAALAAFSAVTRVQVLVPGEFTQGLRSSGLSGSYPQDQALARLLQGTGLRAAYIDGDSVTLERQRGVNDSALQLGAVKIDSSQLGTTTEGTGSYTTGSLTLGKGEQKLKDIPQSVSVVTRQRLDDQNMNSLQDAMRQVTGTTIKSYNTGSNLNDVYMRGFPVDMVQVDGVTQPTGQGDMATAFDLAMYDRVEVLRGPSGLYQGAGEPGGTINLVRKRALGQFALSGELSAGTYDRYHSTVDVTGPLNSDGSLRGRFVTAYENNQAFVDYAQNERPMMYGRLEYDLSPATTLTLGGAYQRNKSVPAFGLPAYDSGKLLDVKRSTFVDAKWNELDERVWESFFEVDHALDDGGQFKTSLTYRDAEAPTRNFTWTDGSVNPETGASSAVAYNYYTHIKTLGLDSFVTRPFEAFGRTHELTLGADYQHVDKDFRYGGREYFDINVFDPGSINIPKVDYAMDNGNSSKSNQYGVYGRTKISANDWLDVILGSRVIWFDSDGHNANPFFNEFSDPHSSVRRKVIPYGALVAKLTPELSAYASYTTVYKPQTQMAGGNSTVDPREGKQYELGLKREFFDGRLNGSLSVFRIYDENRAQQIGQTPFYEAQAKVRSQGWETELSGNLTDNWSLSTGYAFTRLESGSQADYQGISITPKHNFNVWTRYAFADGPLEGFSVGGGVRVVSSTYYTRNQVDFVQGGYSVATAQVGYRFNKHLSATLTANNLFDRVYYERVDSAWGSNFYGEPRNLTLKLRATY, from the coding sequence CTGATGAAAACCACTGCCACTCGGGCCGTGCTGGGCCTGGCCATTGCGCTGGGCAGCACGGCGCTGGCCGGGCCTGGGCACGCCCTGGCCGCCGCCCAGGCGCAGGTCTACCGTTTCGATATTCCGGCGCAGCCATTGGACGCGGCCCTGGCGGCCTTCAGTGCGGTGACCCGGGTTCAGGTGCTGGTGCCGGGCGAGTTCACCCAGGGCTTGCGTTCGTCGGGCCTGAGCGGCAGTTATCCACAGGACCAGGCGTTGGCTCGCCTGCTCCAGGGCACCGGCCTGCGCGCCGCCTACATCGACGGCGACAGCGTCACCCTGGAGCGCCAGCGCGGCGTCAATGACAGTGCCCTGCAACTGGGCGCGGTCAAGATCGACAGCAGCCAGTTGGGTACCACCACCGAAGGCACCGGCTCCTACACCACGGGTTCGCTGACCCTGGGCAAGGGCGAGCAGAAACTCAAGGACATTCCTCAGTCGGTCTCGGTGGTGACCCGCCAGCGTTTGGATGACCAGAACATGAACAGCCTTCAGGACGCCATGCGGCAGGTGACCGGCACCACGATCAAGAGCTACAACACCGGCTCCAACCTCAACGACGTGTACATGCGTGGTTTCCCGGTCGACATGGTGCAGGTCGATGGCGTCACCCAGCCCACCGGGCAGGGCGACATGGCCACGGCGTTCGACCTGGCCATGTACGACCGTGTCGAAGTGCTGCGCGGGCCATCCGGCCTGTACCAGGGCGCGGGCGAGCCTGGCGGCACCATCAACCTGGTGCGCAAGCGGGCGCTGGGGCAGTTCGCGTTGTCTGGCGAGCTGTCGGCCGGCACCTATGATCGCTACCACTCCACAGTGGATGTCACTGGCCCGTTGAACAGCGACGGCAGCTTGCGTGGGCGTTTCGTCACCGCCTACGAGAACAACCAGGCGTTCGTCGACTACGCCCAGAACGAGCGCCCGATGATGTACGGGCGCCTGGAGTACGACCTGTCGCCAGCCACCACCTTGACCCTGGGCGGTGCCTACCAGCGCAACAAGTCGGTGCCGGCGTTCGGCTTGCCGGCGTATGACAGCGGCAAGTTGCTCGACGTCAAGCGTTCGACCTTCGTCGACGCCAAGTGGAACGAGCTGGACGAGCGTGTATGGGAGAGCTTCTTCGAGGTCGACCATGCGCTGGACGATGGCGGCCAGTTCAAGACCTCGCTGACCTACCGCGATGCCGAGGCACCGACGCGCAACTTCACCTGGACCGACGGCTCGGTGAACCCCGAGACCGGCGCCAGTTCGGCGGTGGCCTACAACTACTACACCCATATCAAGACCCTGGGCCTGGACAGCTTCGTGACGCGGCCTTTCGAGGCGTTCGGGCGTACCCATGAGCTGACGCTGGGGGCCGACTACCAGCATGTGGACAAGGACTTTCGCTACGGTGGCCGCGAGTACTTCGATATCAATGTGTTCGATCCGGGCAGTATCAACATTCCCAAGGTCGACTACGCGATGGACAACGGCAACTCGTCGAAATCCAACCAGTACGGGGTATATGGCCGCACCAAGATCAGCGCCAACGACTGGCTGGACGTGATCCTCGGCAGCCGGGTGATCTGGTTCGACAGCGATGGGCATAACGCCAACCCATTCTTCAACGAGTTCTCCGACCCGCACAGCAGCGTGCGCCGCAAGGTGATCCCCTACGGTGCGCTGGTTGCCAAGCTCACCCCCGAGCTGTCGGCATATGCCAGTTACACGACGGTGTACAAACCGCAGACGCAAATGGCCGGTGGCAACAGCACGGTGGATCCGCGCGAGGGCAAGCAGTATGAGCTGGGCTTGAAGCGCGAGTTCTTCGATGGCCGCCTGAACGGTAGCCTGTCGGTGTTTCGCATCTACGACGAAAACCGTGCCCAGCAGATCGGCCAGACGCCGTTCTACGAGGCCCAGGCCAAGGTGCGCAGCCAAGGCTGGGAGACCGAGCTGTCGGGCAACCTGACCGACAACTGGAGCCTCAGCACCGGCTATGCCTTCACCCGCCTGGAGTCGGGAAGCCAGGCCGACTACCAGGGCATCAGCATCACGCCCAAGCACAACTTCAATGTGTGGACGCGCTATGCGTTTGCCGATGGGCCGCTGGAAGGGTTCAGTGTGGGCGGGGGCGTGCGGGTGGTCAGTTCCACCTACTACACGCGCAACCAGGTGGACTTCGTCCAGGGCGGCTACAGCGTGGCCACGGCCCAGGTGGGGTATCGCTTCAACAAGCATCTGTCGGCGACGCTGACCGCCAACAACCTGTTCGACCGGGTGTACTACGAGCGGGTGGACAGTGCCTGGGGCTCGAACTTCTACGGCGAGCCGCGCAACCTGACGTTGAAGCTGCGGGCGACGTACTGA
- a CDS encoding FecR family protein, producing MSDTPDHEQLFAEATAWYYRLHAEDVTLDERQAFAVWRAQGPGQAQAWDEVLSLLGALQGPARQLREQQQAAWRARKRRPWGRMASAAAAVLLMGVLVSQTPWLDRWRADYATATGESRSVQLEDGSRIQLNTDSALQVELRADERRIHLLRGEAWFEVTRDPGRPFVVRSGDGWVRVIGTRFSVAQAEGQTHVRLAQGKVEVGVGSAAPVMLEPGQAVEYAASGTGAIHPFDPGRAFAWRERQLVFSQQPLAEVVAELNRYWPGQTLVLGDTLRQRKVSGVFDIDKPEAVLKALTRILGVRTEQYTPYLRILRES from the coding sequence ATGAGTGACACGCCCGACCACGAGCAGTTGTTCGCCGAAGCCACGGCCTGGTACTACCGCCTGCACGCAGAGGACGTCACCCTGGACGAGCGCCAGGCCTTCGCCGTGTGGCGGGCCCAGGGGCCAGGCCAGGCGCAGGCCTGGGACGAAGTACTCAGCTTGCTCGGCGCCTTGCAGGGCCCCGCCCGCCAGCTGCGTGAGCAACAGCAGGCGGCCTGGCGTGCCCGCAAACGCCGGCCCTGGGGCCGGATGGCGAGTGCCGCCGCCGCGGTGTTGCTGATGGGCGTGCTGGTCAGCCAGACGCCTTGGCTCGATCGCTGGCGCGCCGACTACGCCACCGCTACCGGCGAGTCGCGCAGCGTGCAGCTCGAGGACGGTTCGCGGATCCAGCTCAATACCGACAGCGCCCTGCAGGTCGAGCTGAGGGCAGACGAGCGGCGCATCCATCTGTTGCGGGGTGAAGCCTGGTTCGAAGTGACCCGTGACCCAGGGCGGCCATTCGTGGTCCGCTCCGGCGATGGCTGGGTGCGGGTGATCGGCACGCGCTTCAGCGTTGCCCAGGCAGAGGGGCAGACCCATGTACGCCTGGCCCAGGGCAAGGTCGAGGTAGGCGTGGGCAGCGCGGCGCCGGTCATGCTCGAGCCGGGGCAGGCCGTGGAGTACGCCGCCAGCGGCACGGGGGCCATTCACCCGTTCGACCCGGGTCGCGCCTTTGCCTGGCGCGAGCGGCAACTGGTGTTCAGCCAGCAACCCTTGGCCGAAGTGGTCGCCGAGCTCAACCGCTACTGGCCCGGGCAGACCCTGGTGCTGGGCGACACGCTGCGCCAGCGCAAGGTGTCCGGGGTGTTCGACATCGACAAGCCCGAGGCCGTGCTCAAGGCCCTGACCCGCATCCTGGGCGTGCGCACCGAGCAATACACCCCCTACCTGCGCATCCTGCGCGAAAGTTGA
- a CDS encoding RNA polymerase sigma factor: MSSWNQQIARLFAEHKKALEAFVARRTGNAQVAADLTQESFLRLARLPADKQIDNLPAFLFTIASNLVRDHQRQAIRRERLDGGEPSDELACEAPAADEQLAALQEQALMQAAIQALPEATRQIFLLYHVDGCTYRDIGERLKITPRSVEYQLRRALLDCRAFIKAQLDGSARTQRQ, from the coding sequence GTGTCTTCGTGGAACCAGCAGATCGCCCGGTTGTTCGCCGAACACAAGAAAGCCCTCGAAGCCTTTGTCGCCCGCCGCACCGGTAACGCCCAGGTGGCCGCCGACCTGACCCAGGAATCATTCCTGCGCCTGGCGCGGCTGCCTGCCGACAAGCAGATCGACAACCTGCCGGCGTTTCTCTTCACCATCGCCAGCAACCTGGTGCGCGATCACCAGCGCCAGGCCATTCGCCGCGAGCGCCTGGACGGCGGCGAACCCAGTGACGAGCTGGCCTGCGAGGCACCTGCGGCCGACGAACAACTGGCCGCCCTGCAGGAACAGGCGCTGATGCAGGCCGCCATCCAGGCTTTGCCCGAGGCGACCCGGCAGATCTTCCTGCTCTATCATGTCGACGGTTGCACCTACCGCGACATTGGCGAGCGCCTGAAGATCACCCCGCGCAGCGTCGAATACCAGTTGCGCCGCGCGCTGCTCGACTGCCGTGCGTTCATCAAGGCGCAACTGGACGGCAGCGCAAGGACGCAACGCCAATGA
- a CDS encoding dihydrofolate reductase: MNTSLPLSLIAALAENRVIGIDNTMPWHLPGDFKYFKATTLGKPIIMGRKTWDSLGRPLPGRLNIVVSRQPGLQLAGAEVFASLEAALVRAEQWAQEQGVEELMLIGGAQLYGQALEKGLVSRMYLTRVELSPQGDAWFPEYDPGQWQLASSQAQAAEGDGPAYHFEVWDKR, translated from the coding sequence ATGAACACATCTCTCCCCCTCAGCCTGATCGCGGCGCTCGCCGAGAACCGTGTGATCGGCATCGACAACACCATGCCCTGGCACCTGCCGGGGGACTTCAAGTACTTCAAGGCCACCACCCTGGGCAAGCCGATCATCATGGGGCGCAAGACCTGGGATTCGCTGGGCCGGCCATTGCCGGGGCGATTGAACATCGTCGTCAGCCGCCAGCCTGGGCTGCAACTGGCCGGTGCCGAGGTGTTCGCCTCGCTGGAAGCTGCGCTGGTACGCGCCGAGCAGTGGGCCCAAGAGCAGGGCGTCGAGGAGCTGATGCTGATCGGCGGCGCGCAGCTTTACGGCCAGGCGCTGGAAAAAGGGCTGGTGAGCCGCATGTACCTGACCCGGGTCGAGCTGTCGCCCCAGGGCGACGCCTGGTTCCCCGAGTACGACCCGGGGCAGTGGCAGTTGGCGTCGAGTCAGGCCCAGGCTGCCGAAGGCGATGGCCCGGCCTACCATTTCGAGGTCTGGGATAAACGCTGA
- a CDS encoding DUF2868 domain-containing protein: MEELVTALTPLDKRWLTEAVRLREEHAGPLEDQEANRRARQQGGDLATRIEARALWLAERDGMTTALRHWKQGARLALLALALLAVLSGAGLGLAALGDGQRPVNVFWALGSLLGLNLLLLLGWAVGFFFAGEQGATLGRLWLWLSERFARDAKAAQLAPALLVLLQRQRLNRWLLGLLVHGLWLLAMLAALGMLLALLATRRYGFVWETTLLAAEPFINLTQALGALPSLLGFGVPDETMIRASGATLPALDLARQAWASWLLGVVLVYGLLPRLVLAVLCLWHWRQGRTRLALDLNLPGYAALRDALMPRSERIGVQDAAPEALPRFEAGQLESGSSGALLVGLELDDQRPWPPLLPQGVTNAGVLDSRESRNKLLEQLGRFPPARLAIACDPHRSPDRGSLALLAELARNAGATRIWLLQAQPGEALDAARLGDWHEALDRLGLAHADTSPLTWLEHGHD, encoded by the coding sequence ATGGAAGAGCTTGTGACGGCACTGACTCCACTCGACAAACGCTGGCTCACCGAAGCGGTGCGCCTGCGCGAGGAACACGCCGGCCCCCTGGAGGACCAGGAGGCCAACCGTCGCGCCCGCCAGCAAGGCGGCGACCTGGCCACGCGCATTGAGGCTCGTGCCCTGTGGCTGGCCGAGCGCGACGGCATGACCACGGCGCTGCGCCACTGGAAGCAAGGTGCGCGCCTGGCGCTGCTGGCACTGGCCCTGCTGGCCGTGCTCAGCGGTGCCGGCCTGGGGCTGGCCGCGCTGGGCGACGGCCAGCGCCCGGTGAATGTGTTCTGGGCCCTGGGCAGCCTGCTTGGGCTCAACCTGCTGTTGCTGCTCGGCTGGGCGGTCGGTTTCTTTTTCGCCGGTGAGCAAGGCGCGACCCTGGGCCGCCTGTGGCTGTGGCTCAGCGAGCGTTTCGCCCGCGACGCCAAGGCCGCGCAACTGGCCCCCGCGCTGCTGGTACTGCTGCAGCGCCAGCGCCTGAACCGCTGGCTGCTCGGCCTGCTGGTGCATGGCTTGTGGCTGCTGGCGATGCTCGCCGCCCTGGGCATGCTGCTGGCACTGCTGGCGACCCGGCGCTACGGCTTCGTCTGGGAAACCACGCTGCTCGCCGCCGAACCTTTCATCAATCTCACCCAGGCCTTGGGCGCCCTGCCCTCGCTGCTCGGATTCGGCGTGCCGGACGAAACCATGATCCGCGCCAGCGGCGCCACCCTGCCGGCCCTCGATCTGGCGCGCCAGGCCTGGGCCAGTTGGCTGCTCGGCGTGGTGCTGGTCTATGGCCTGCTGCCACGCCTGGTACTGGCGGTGCTGTGCCTGTGGCACTGGCGCCAGGGCCGCACCCGCCTGGCCCTGGACCTCAATCTGCCCGGCTATGCCGCGTTGCGCGACGCCTTGATGCCCCGCAGCGAGCGTATCGGTGTGCAGGACGCCGCGCCCGAGGCACTGCCGCGCTTCGAAGCCGGCCAGCTGGAAAGTGGCAGCAGCGGCGCCCTGCTGGTGGGCCTGGAACTGGATGACCAACGGCCCTGGCCCCCGCTGTTGCCGCAGGGCGTGACCAACGCCGGTGTGCTCGACAGCCGCGAATCACGCAACAAGTTGCTCGAGCAACTTGGCCGCTTTCCCCCGGCGCGCCTGGCCATCGCCTGCGATCCGCACCGCTCGCCGGATCGCGGCAGCTTGGCGTTGCTCGCGGAGCTGGCGCGCAATGCCGGCGCCACGCGTATCTGGCTGCTCCAGGCCCAACCCGGTGAGGCCCTGGACGCCGCGCGCCTGGGCGACTGGCACGAGGCCCTCGACCGCCTCGGCCTGGCCCATGCCGACACCTCGCCCCTGACCTGGCTGGAGCATGGCCATGACTGA